In Salmo salar chromosome ssa15, Ssal_v3.1, whole genome shotgun sequence, one genomic interval encodes:
- the tmem115 gene encoding transmembrane protein 115, whose protein sequence is MNRYLPVARQHFLGALTNTSVVVKSISAIVLLLYLLSWAVDTPYALGVTPGYLFPPNFWIWTLVTHAVVEQHVWGLVTNVGTVMACGRLLEPLWGALELLIFFAVVNISAGLLAGLCYLLTYVATFDLDYLFAVRVHGAPAFLGGVLVALKQTMGDTTVLRVPQVRLKASPALVLLCLALLRLSGLLENAAPLAAYSFGALAGWVYLRFYQRHSRGRGDMSDHFAFASFFPEAVQPVVGLLAGLVHAALVKIKVCRKMVKRYDVGAPSSITISLPGADPQDTERRRQLALKALNERLKKVEDQSAWPSMDDEEDDDEDEVQADTPLLSGHERTSPAGGSNGSQNTTGQESSIISFEDAPSSS, encoded by the exons ATGAATCGCTATCTGCCAGTTGCACGACAGCACTTCTTGGGCGCATTAACCAACACTAGCGTTGTGGTGAAGTCCATAAGTGCCATAGTGCTACTTCTGTATCTGCTCTCATGGGCAGTTGACACTCCATACGCCCTGGGTGTGACGCCTGGCTACCTCTTCCCCCCTAACTTCTGGATCTGGACCCTGGTGACCCATGCCGTGGTGGAGCAGCATGTGTGGGGATTGGTGACCAATGTTGGGACTGTCATGGCCTGTGGCCGGCTGTTGGAGCCTCTGTGGGGCGCCTTGGAGCTGCTAATCTTTTTCGCCGTGGTCAACATCTCTGCAGGCCTCCTGGCGGGCCTCTGCTACTTGCTCACGTATGTCGCCACCTTCGACCTGGACTACTTGTTTGCTGTGCGTGTCCATGGGGCACCAGCTTTCCTCGGGGGGGTGTTGGTGGCCCTCAAGCAGACCATGGGGGACACGACTGTGCTGCGGGTTCCACAGGTCAGGCTCAAAGCGTCCCCGGCGCTGGTCCTCCTCTGCCTGGCCCTGCTACGCCTCTCTGGCCTGCTGGAGAATGCCGCCCCACTGGCGGCCTACAGCTTTGGCGCCCTGGCAGGCTGGGTCTACCTGCGCTTCTACCAGAGGCACAGCCGGGGCCGCGGGGACATGTCAGACCACTTTGCCTTTGCCTCCTTCTTCCCTGAAGCGGTACAGCCAGTGGTGGGGCTGCTGGCTGGCCTGGTGCACGCAGCCCTGGTGAAGATCAAGGTGTGCAGGAAGATGGTGAAGCGCTATGACGTCGGGGCACCTTCCTCCATCACCATCAGTCTGCCGGGGGCAGATCCCCaggacacagagaggaggag GCAGTTGGCGCTGAAGGCCCTGAACGAGCGACTGAAGAAGGTGGAGGACCAGTCGGCCTGGCCGAGCATGGACGACGAAGAGGACGACGATGAGGACGAGGTTCAGGCCGACACCCCGCTGCTCTCTGGACATGAGAGAACCTCGCCAGCAGGGGGTTCTAATGGTTCCCAGAACACCACGGGTCAGGAGTCCAGCATCATCAGCTTTGAGGACGCCCCCTCCAGCTCATAA